In Mytilus trossulus isolate FHL-02 chromosome 6, PNRI_Mtr1.1.1.hap1, whole genome shotgun sequence, a single window of DNA contains:
- the LOC134720988 gene encoding leucine-rich repeat protein soc-2 homolog, translating into MCRSIVILCANLNLTSVPHFSNPVDNDSAWDLELRDNEIRQIRYGDFKNLKLRKLFISNNKINVIENGALTGSEGSLLVIDLSNNKLTSIPSDVGRLKHLTDLDIHDNPMKTMNEDIIRNISGSLLSFSLGHEIMTSWPQCVERLAHLTSLSIFSVNIPKIPDDAFNNYSHLNILEIISTNISSIPTSIGKLLNLQNVNLYNNLILAEDSFPLNIFQDLQNLSSISIVNCSLRSLPLTFSEISSLSFLDIENNPTSYVEDGVFDKHHSSNVWFMALKNTKLTSIPRTVSNLTSLTFLNLINGLIDEIKTEDLINVTKLERLFLSGNPLRSISEEAFKDLESLESLILDNTNLTTVPKAVLNLPSLMGLSLDNNGIMCTCRTLKWMKDWPRLAKVLIVGSCGNIRMTITEYIKQELPKCEL; encoded by the coding sequence ATGTGCCGATCTATAGTCATATTATGTGCCAACTTGAATCTAACATCCGTTCCGCATTTTTCAAATCCTGTTGACAATGATTCGGCATGGGATCTTGAACTACGCGATAATGAAATAAGACAAATACGTTATGgtgatttcaaaaatttgaaactaCGTAAGTTATTTATCTCaaacaacaaaatcaatgtGATCGAGAATGGAGCGTTAACCGGAAGTGAAGGCTCACTACTTGTTATTGATTTGAGCAATAACAAACTGACATCTATTCCATCAGATGTTGGCAGACTAAAGCATCTAACTGATTTAGATATACATGACAATCCAATGAAGACTATGAATGAAGATATTATCAGAAACATATCAGGTTCTCTGTTGTCCTTCAGTTTAGGTCACGAAATAATGACGTCTTGGCCACAATGTGTTGAACGCCTGGCACATTTAACGTCACTATCAATCTTTAGCGTGAATATTCCAAAAATACCTGATGACGCATTTAACAATTATAGCCACTTAAATATTCTTGAAATAATTTCAACGAATATATCTAGTATTCCGACATCTATTGGAAAGCTACTAAACCTACAAAATGTCAACTTGTACAATAATCTGATTCTTGCGGAAGACAGTTTTCCTCTAAATATTTTCCAGGATTTACAAAATCTTTCGAGTATAAGCATCGTGAACTGTAGTTTGAGATCACTTCCTTTGACGTTTTCTGAAATTTCTAGTTTGTCCTTCTTGGACATTGAAAATAATCCAACTTCGTATGTTGAAGATGGAGTATTTGATAAGCATCATTCTTCTAATGTTTGGTTTATGGCTCTAAAGAATACAAAGTTGACGAGCATTCCAAGAACAGTATCAAATTTAACAAGTTTGACATTTCTGAATTTGATAAATGGTCTTATAGACGAAATAAAGACAGAGGATTTAATAAATGTAACGAAGCTTGAAAGATTGTTTTTATCTGGAAACCCCTTGCGGAGTATATCTGAGGAAGCGTTTAAGGACCTGGAATCCCTTGAATCGTTAATACTTGATAACACCAATCTCACTACAGTACCCAAAGCAGTGCTAAATCTTCCGTCCTTAATGGGACTGAGTTTAGACAATAATGGAATCATGTGTACATGCAGAACTTTAAAATGGATGAAAGACTGGCCTCGTTTGGCAAAAGTCTTAATTGTAGGAAGCTGTGGTAATATTAGAATGACAATCAcagaatatataaaacaagaactACCGAAATGTGAGTTATAA